The genomic DNA TGTTTACCTAAAAAGGAGCAACTGCTTTTTACTAGGATAGGTAAACAGTTTTGTGGTTTCTGGTAAACAAAATAGTGGTTTTTGGTAAACAGTTTAGTGGTTTAGGTAAATAGAATAGTGGTTTGTGCTACAAAATGCAGTGATTTTTGGTAAACAGTTTTGTGGTTTATGCGTAGTTTTATGATTTTAGGTAAACAGAAATGTGGTTTTATCCTTATAGAGAATCAAATTCTTAATTGCCTAATTGTAGAATTGACTAATTGTCGGAAAAACGACAAGTAAGTTTCTTTTTTAGGTTATTATTTTGTCATTGAACTGCTTTCAAGTAAGAAACATTTTAGTAAGAGACTGACGTGATGAGGAACGGGGACCGAGACTATGAGCAATGGGCGACCGAGTACATTTTGACTTTTAGTACATTGGATAATTGTTTGTTTAAAAGGTAATTTCTCACCGCATTCACAAGTTCTATGATGGTTATACCAGTCATGGCCCAACGTGAAGCCAGAACCATCAACTTTTGAGGTCAGGAATGAACTGTTTGCGCCTGATGGAAAACTCTTGCAAACTTTCAAGAAAAAAGTGACTCTGAAAGCCGGCGAAACCAGGCGCATGGAATTACAGTCTAAGCTCATCAGTAATTCTGAGCTTTGGACTCCGGAGACACTTATATTATATAAGGTGGTAACTTCGCTTGTCGACACAAAAACAAGAAAAGCCATTGACGAGAAATCCCATAAGGTAGGATTCCGCTGGTTTTCATTCGATGGCGAGAAGGGATTCTGTTTGAATGGGAAGTCTTACAAGTTGCGTGGTTTCAACCGTCATCAGGATCAGGCACCTGTAGGTGTAGCCCCGCACCGTCGCGACATCCGTCTGTTGAAGGAAATGGGCAGCAATTATATCCGTATCTCCCATTATCCACAAGATGATGCTCTCCTGGATGCCTGTGATGAGCTTGGTTTGTTGGCTTGGGAGGAAATTCCTATAATAGATCTTGTGCCCGACACTCCAGGCTATGCAGATAATTGCGAGCGTAATCTGCGGGAAATGATCCGGCAACACTTTAACCATCCGAGTATTATCAACTGGGGCTACATGAATGAAATACTGCTCTGCACTCCATGACCTGCACGAAAGAATGGCCAGCTTTCAAGGAGCGTACATTAGCACTTGCTGAGCGGTTGGAAAAGGTTCTGAAGAAAGAAGATGCTACGCGAAAGAGTGTGATGGCTTTCAATATGACAATGTTTATAACGAATAGGCTTGAACCTCGTAGATGTGGTAGGTTGGAATCTTTATCATGGCTTGTACGAGGGAGAGTTGAATGGTTTCGACCGCTGGTGTGAAGACCAGTACAAGAACTATCCTAGGAAGCCGATGATCATCTCGGAGTGGGGAGCCGGAAGTGGAACTTTTCGTCAATGGCAAGAGCTGTGGAAAGAAGAATGTAGAAAATTGCCTTGCAGTCTTTGATGTAGTATTGCCTTTCGGAAGTTCAACGTTAGAAGCAAAAGGTTTTGGTGAGAAGCTCACTGGCGATGCTGGCAGGAAAGATGGTAATACAGAAGATGTGATGAATATCTGGTACAATCCACTGCCAGACCAAGCCTATAAGGCAGGCTCATGGGGATATATAGGAGGAGAAAACAAAAGTACCACATCTGAGATACAGAATACGATTGATGGACCTATTTATCAGATTTGGCGTAAAGGCGACTTGGAATATAAGATAGATGCACCAAAAGGCGAATATCAAGTGGAATTGTTGATGGCTGATGTTACTAAGCCAGCAACCCAGTTGCCTAATCTTCTTGCCAGAAGCAATGGAGAAGCTTCATCTAAAGATGCAAGATTTGATGTCAGCATAAATGGAGAAATCAAGGAGACAGATTTCACTCCTACCGATGGACGCCATTATTGCACAGCCTTCAAGCCCAAGTCGATGCCGACACTCAGATTGGTTTTCTCCAAGTCCTCGACCTCAACCTGCGCCCTCGATCGGATCCGACGATTGAGGGCGCAGGTTTTTATCTGTATATTTGTTAACTGCCTTATTATTAGTAATATATGTATCTTATCCGTGTTTTGCAAATGTTAATTTCAAAGGTATATCGAATCGTGATACATTTTTATTTCAAAATTTTATACTTTTGCAGCGGTTTATAATTAATTAGAAATAATATGAAGATAAAAAATCATTTATTGGGTATGATGGCTATAGCATCTCTCCTGGTCAGACGCAATAGCCATCCGAAGTTTCAAACATCGGTAGATGTTGTAGAAGGCTGCAAGAAGGAGCTTGTTGCCTTGAAGGAAAAAATGAAAATGTCGATGGACCAATTTATAAGACCACCTTGAAGGTATGTGTTGGTTTATATGATTCTGTCGGGAAGAAAGTAGTATCCTTTCTTTCGTGGTACTACGAAAAGATGAAAACTAGCATCAGCGCAAGAAAACTTTTTACACTTATTTTTGTGATGGTTCTTTTGGCTGTTCAGTATGTTGATTACGAAACAACCCTCTCTGCAGTTAGAGCAAATCATTTGATTGGAGAAGCTTCTTCATTCTTGAAAATGGATAAAGCCGGAATGGGCAGTTGTCTTTGGAATGCGTGGGAGAAAAATCTACTTTTTCTCCCATCGCAAACTCCTTACAATTTGATAATGGTAAATCTGTTATGTACCTTTCTGCTTTTCAACTATCGTATAGCTGAGAATGTTCTTACTTGTTTGAATCAGAAGAAGATTATATTTTCATTATCGGCAGCTGTTTCTGTTACTCTCATCCTGATAGATGGAAGGCTCCTGATTGGTTCCGAATGCATTGGGCGCAGGAGCTATTTTTCCAAAGTTCGTAGGACATGGACAGGGTGGTTCTAAAGAATCTCTCAGACACGTTGTAAGAGAGTTTCGAGAATGGAACGAGATTTATCGAAATGCAGCGTGATATGTTCATGTTACATTTATTTATTATCATTTTAATATGTAAATATTTAGTCATTTTATGGAACACCAAAATAAAACAAGATTCAGAGACATCATTAATGCAAAAAAAGCTCAAAGCAACGTTATCGAAACTAGGCTTCCAATCGAAAAGAAATACTCAATACATATTCCTTTTGAGGTAATGGACTTTTTGGGCAATGATTACGTAATAGTGAGTCCAAAGCGTTTTTCGAGAATCAAGGCTTTTAGATATTTGCTATCCCGGCATATTGATGGTCTTGAAAAAGGAGAACTGAAACGCAACTACATTTCTCAACTTTGCAAAGACTGGAAATGGACTCGTCCGACAGT from Segatella copri includes the following:
- a CDS encoding glycoside hydrolase family 2 TIM barrel-domain containing protein, translating into MKPEPSTFEVRNELFAPDGKLLQTFKKKVTLKAGETRRMELQSKLISNSELWTPETLILYKVVTSLVDTKTRKAIDEKSHKVGFRWFSFDGEKGFCLNGKSYKLRGFNRHQDQAPVGVAPHRRDIRLLKEMGSNYIRISHYPQDDALLDACDELGLLAWEEIPIIDLVPDTPGYADNCERNLREMIRQHFNHPSIINWGYMNEILLCTP
- a CDS encoding malectin domain-containing carbohydrate-binding protein is translated as MELFVNGKSCGKKNVENCLAVFDVVLPFGSSTLEAKGFGEKLTGDAGRKDGNTEDVMNIWYNPLPDQAYKAGSWGYIGGENKSTTSEIQNTIDGPIYQIWRKGDLEYKIDAPKGEYQVELLMADVTKPATQLPNLLARSNGEASSKDARFDVSINGEIKETDFTPTDGRHYCTAFKPKSMPTLRLVFSKSSTSTCALDRIRRLRAQVFICIFVNCLIISNICILSVFCKC